The DNA region GATCGACATCGATCCCCCCGGCTTCCAGCCGCCCCGCCCCGTCGCCGGTGACGACGGAAAGCGGCGCACCGTGCTGTACGGCGCGTACACCGTGTTCAGCGTGTTCCAGCCGGTTTTCTCGGTGTCGCACCGCCGCGCGATCGGCTATCACGCGTCGCTGCGCGCGCACGACGAGGAAAGCCGCCAGGTCGCGTCGCACGAGGTATTCACGCAGGCGGCGCGGCGCGGCGACCTGCTCGAACTCGGCCGGCTCGCCGAATCGCTGCATCTCGGCAACTTCCACGCGTTCGACAGTCACGACGAATGGCTCTTCCTGAGCCTGCATCCGGCCGCGCTGATGGACACCGTCTACGGCGACGCGCTGCTCGCGAACCTGAAGGCGCTCGGGCTGCCGCCGCATCGCGTGGTGCTCGAGGTGCCCGAACAGGCGGGCGGCGAGACGCCGCGCTACGCGGCGATCGTCGACGGGTTGCGCAAGGCCGGCTTCCTGATCGCGCTCGGCGGCTTCGGCGCGAAGCATTCGAACATCGACCGCGTGTGGCACCTGCACCCCGACATCGTCACGCTCGATCGCGGCATCCTCGCGCAGGCGAGCGAGCATTCGCATCTCGAACGCGTGCTGCCGGGGCTCGTGTCGCTGCTGCACGAATCCGGCCAGCTCGTGCTGATGGGCGGGCTCGCGACCGAGCGCGACGCGCTGATCGCGCTCGAATGCGACGTCGATTTCGTGCAAGGGCAGTACTTCGCGGGGCCGAGCGTCGACCCCGTCCAGCCGCAGGCCGCCGCCGGCTGCATGGACACGCTGTCGGCCGCGTTGCGGCTGCGCGTCGCGCAACGCGAGCGCACGCAGGCCGAACGCCTCGCGCCGTATGTCGCCGCGCTGGAGGAAGCGAGCAAGAAGCTCGCCGCCGGCGAGCCGCTGATCGACGCCGCCGGCGCCGTGCTCGGCTTGCCGGAAACCGCGCGCTGCTTCCTGCTCGATGCATCGGGCCGCCAGATCGGCGACAACGTGCTCGCGCGCGGCAGCGTCTCGCAGCGGGCGAAACGCTTCCGGCCGCTGCTGCATTCGGAAGGCGCGAGCTGGGAGCGCCGCCCGTACTTCAGCCACGCGATGCGCGCGCCGGGCCGCGTGCATCTGACGCCGCCGTACCTGTCGATCAACGAGGCGCACCTGTGCGTGACCGCATCGATCGCCGCGCCGGTCGCGACCGGCATGCAGGTGCTGTGCGTGGACATCAACTGGGAAGCGGCGCTCAACCGCGAATGAAGATGCGCGCCGCGCTCATGCGGCGCCGTTGACATCGCCAGCCCGGCGCGCGATCAGCCGGTGCACGCGCTTGCCGGACGACGCGCTGACGACTTCATGCTCGTCGATCACCTGCATGCCGGCGCCGAGCGCCGCACGCATGCGCGCCGAATCGAGCGGCGTGTACAAGCGGCCGCGCTCGTCGCGCAACGCACCGTGGCCGGCCACCCGCCAGCTCAGATACACCGTGCCGCCGGGCATCAGCAATGTGGCGAGCCGTGCGGCCGCCGCGGCCGCATCGGTCTGTTCGAGGTGCATCACGACCGTTTCGCACAGTACGTTCCGGAACGCGCCGGACGGCACGCCGGCGAGCGCCGGCAGCGCGGCCAATTCGAACGTCAGCGACGGGTAACGCAAGCGCGCCTCGGCGAGCAACGCGGCGCTCGCGTCGTAGCCGCGCACGTCGAATCCTTGCGAAGCGAGCCACGCGGTGTCGCGCCCCGCGCCGCAGCCGACATGGGCCGTGGGCCCCGGCGAGAAAACCTGCTCGAGCAGCGCGTACATGTCGTCGGGGGCGGCCTCGTCGAGCCAGTCCTGCGCGTATTGCGCGGCATGGGCTTCGTAGGCATCGACAGTCGGGCGATCCACCATGGCGATTGCTCCGCGTACGCGTCTGATCGGGCGACGCATCACGCATCTTAGCCGCTGCGCATCGCGCGTGGTATGGCGCGCCGCGCGTGGCGCTACGCCGCTCGCATGCCGCCCGCGCGGGTCACCGCGGCCGTCAGTTCGGCCCACAGCGCGTCGCCACGCCAGGCCGGCCGCGATGCCGCCGTTTCCGCGTCGTGAACGAGGGCGCAGAGCCGCGCGTTGACCGGCGCCGGCGCGCCGAAGCGCGCGGCCAGCCGGACGATCTCGCCGTTGATCCATTCGACTTCGGTCGCACGGCGCGCGGCGAGATCGTCGGACATCGACGAACGCGCGAGCGGATCGATCGCGAGCATTCGACCGCCCAGCGCGCGAAACGCGGGATCGGGCAACTCCAGCACCGCGGGAATCCATGCGGCCGGCAACGGCGTGAGCCGCGCGGGCCGGATCGCGGCGCGGGACAACACGTGCAGCGCTTCGCGCTGCGCCAGCGCGACGCAGCGCCGGTATGCGCGTTGCGAGAGTTCGTCGCGCAGCGGCAGGTTCGCGAGCGCATTGACCGCGTTGTTCAGGTTCAGCAGCAGCTTCGCCCATTGCACGGCGCGCATGTCGCGGTGCAGCGCGAGCGGCAGCCCGGCACGCGCGAACGCGCCGGTGAACGGCCGCAGCGCGGGCGACGCATCGGCCGCGAACGCGCCGGTCGAACCCTGGTGAAACGCGCCGGGCGCGCGCTCAATCACGTTGAACGGAACCATGCCGGCCAGCACGGTCGCTTGCGGCAGCGCCTCGCGCAATACGTCGGCGTTGGAAAGGCCATTCTGGAAACTGACGACGACCGTGCCGGGCCGCAGCACGCCGGCGAGCTGCGCCGCGGCGTCATGCGTCGCGGCCGACTTCACCGTGACGAGCACCAGCCGCGCGGCGGCCGCGGCGGCCGGATCGGTCGAGAACGCGACCTGAGCCGGCTCGAGCGTCGCGCGATAGCCGCGCGAGTCGGTCAAGGTCAGTCCGTTCGCCCGAATCGCGTCGCCGATGCGGGCGCGGCCGACGAGCGCCACCGGCGTACCGGCCGCCGCGAGCCGGCCGCCGAGATAGCAGCCGACCGCGCCCGCGCCGAACACGCAGACGGGCGCGGCCGACGTGTCAGACATGCGAATGCGCGCCGCCGTGGACGGGCCCCGAGCGCCGCTCGACTTCGCGGCGCAAGTCGCCGCGCAGGCCCGCGAAGAACGCGACTTCGGCGACGACGAACAGCGGCCCGACGATCAAGCCGACCAGATCGTCGACGAACGCGGGCTTGCGCCCCTCGAACCAGTGCCCGATGAACTGCACGATCCAGCCGACCACGAACGCGCCGATGCCGATCGCGAGCCACTGCGCGGTGGGCAGCAGCGCGAGCGTCTGCGCGGCCCACAGGCCGAGCGCGAACAGCGCGGCCATCACCACGCCGAAGCGCAGGTCGAGGCGCAGGTAGAACACCACGGACGCCACGGCGAGCAACAGCGCGGGAGACAGCGCGACGCCTGCCAGCGTGCCGAGCGCCGGCCGCGACAGCAGCACCTCGACCGCGAACACGATCATCGGAATACCGACCAGGTGCGTCGCGATGTTGCGCGCGTCGCGATGGTAGGCCGCATACTGGGAAAGGTGGTCCTCGAGGGTCTTCATGGTGTCTCCTGAACGATCATTGAGCGCTATGATGCGCGTCACGCCCGAGAACCTCTGTCAGCTACCCGACATCGCGTGCCCATGCCCTCGTCGCTCGCCCCCTACCTGCCGCAGATCGAAGCGCACCCGTGGTTCGCCGCGCTGCCGCCGGCGTTGCGCGAAGACCTGCTCGCCCGCGCCGCGGTGCGGCGCCTGCCGGCCGGCCGCGCGCTGTTCCGCCGCGGCGACCCGCCATGCGGGCTGTATGCGGTGCTGGCCGGCTCCCTCACCATAGGCGCGGTGGATCCGCAGGGCAAGGAAGCGCTGCTGATGGTCGCCGAGCCCGTCACGTGGTTCGGCGAGATCGCGCTGTTCGACGGCCAGCCGCGCACCCACGATGCGATCGCGCTCGACGACACGCTGCTGCTGCACGTCCCGCAGGCCGGGCTGCTCGCGATTCTCGACACGACGCCCCAGTACTGGCGGCAGTTCGCGCTGCTGATGGCGCAAAAGCTTCGGCTGAGCCTCCTGAACGTCGAATCGATGAGCGTGATGCCGGCCGCGCAGCGGCTCGCCGCGCGGCTGCTGATGATCGCCGAAGGCTACGGCGGGATCAGCGCCGGCCGCACGCACATCCGGCTGTCGCAGGAAAAGCTTGCGGCGATGCTGTCGCTGACGCGGCAGACCACCAACCAGCTGCTGAAGGCGCTGCAGGCCGACGGCGTCGTGCGGCTGCACGTCGGCGAGATCGAACTCGTCGACGTCGACGCGCTGCGCCGCGCGAGCGGATTACCCGCCAGCACGGACTGACACCACCGCGCAAGCGCAACAACCGCAACAATAGCAGCAAGCGCCGCAACATTGCGTTCCCGCCGTCATGGCATTGCGCTATCGTGGCGGCTCGTTTCCCCCTCCCCCGACCCGCACTTGAACACGTCGACCGTCACCGCCCCGTCCCGCCACGCCTGGCCCGTGTTCGTCGCGTTCCTGCGGCTCGGCCTCACGTCGTTCGGCGGCCCCGTCGCGCATCTCGGCTACTTCCGCGATACGTTCGTCACGCGGCGCAGCTGGCTGACCGAGCGCGCGTATGCCGACCTCGTCGGGCTGTGCCAGTTCCTGCCGGGGCCGGCGAGCAGCCAGGTCGGGATGGCGATCGGACTGTCGCGCGCGGGCTATGCGGGGATGTTCGCCGCGTGGCTCGGCTTCACGTTGCCGTCGGCGCTGCTGATGATGCTGTTCGCGCTCGGCGTGCATGCGACGGGCATGCCGGTCGCCGCCGGCGCGCTGCACGGGCTGCGCATCGTGTCGGTCGCGGTGATCGCGCAGGCGGTATGGGGCATGGCGCGCACGCTGTGCCCGGATGCGCGCCGCGTCACGCTGATGGCGATCGCGGCCTCCATCGCGCTGCTCGTGCCGGCCGCGTGGCTGCAGGTTGCCGTGATCGTCGCGGCGGGTGCAGCCGGTCTCGTGCTGTTGCCGCAGCCCGAGCGCGGCGCGCACGAGCCGTTGCCGCTGCATTTGTCGCACCGCGCGGGCGTGCTGTGGCTCGCGCTGTTCGCCGCGCTGATCGTCGTGTTGCCGTTCGCGGCCCGCGCGTTCCATTCGAACACGCTCGCCGTCGTCGACGCGTTCTTCCGCACCGGTGCGCTGGTGTTCGGCGGCGGCCACGTGGTGCTGCCGCTGCTGCAGGCCGCCGTCGTCGCGCCGGGCTGGGTCGGCGATTCGGCATTTCTGGCCGGCTACGGTGTCGCGCAGGCCGTGCCGGGGCCACTCTTCACCTTTGCGGCCTTCCTCGGTGCTTCGCTGCGCGATGCGCCGAACGGCTGGCTCGGCGGGACGATCGCGCTCGTGTCGATCTTCGCGCCGTCGTTCCTGCTCGTGGCCGGCACCGCGCCGTTCTGGGAACGCCTGCGCCGCAGCACGCGCATGCAGGCCGCGCTCGCGGGCGTGAACGCGGCCGTCGTCGGCCTGCTGCTCGCCGCGCTCTATCACCCGGTATGGACCGACACGATCGTGTCGCCTGGCGATTTCGCGGCCGCACTTGTCGCGTTCGTCGCGCTGGTGTTCTGGCGCGTGCCGCCGTGGGCGGTCGTGATCGCAAGCGCGGCGCTCGGATGGTTGGCGGGGGTGATTGCCTGATCCGGCGAATGTCGGGTGTCGATTCACGTCCGACGAAAACAAAAAAGCCCTCGTGACGAGGGCTTTTTTTACGGTGCCGCGCGCCGCTTAGGCGCGCAGGACACGTGGACTTACGCGAAGTTCTTCGCTGCGAAGTCCCAGTTCACGATGTTCCAGAACGCTTCGACGAACTTCGGACGTGCGTTGCGGTAGTCGATGTAGTACGCGTGTTCCCACACGTCGATCGTCAGCAGCGCCTTGTCGGCCGTCGTCAGCGGCGTTGCGGCGTTGCTCGTCGACACGATGTCGAGCGAACCGTCGGCCTTCTTCACGAGCCATGCCCAGCCCGAACCGAACGTGCCGACCGCAGCCTTCGTGAACGCTTCCTTGAACGCGTCGTACGAACCCCACTTCGCGTTGATCGCGTCGCCCAGTGCACCCGACGGTGCGCCGCCGCCGTTCGGCGACAGGCTGTTCCAGAAGAACGTGTGATTCCAGATTTGCGCGGCGTTGTTGAAGATGCCGCCCGACGACTTCTTCACGATCTCTTCCAGCGGCAGGTTTTCGAATTCCGTGCCGGGGATCAGGTTGTTCAGGTTCGTCACATAAGCCTGGTGATGCTTGCCGTAGTGGTACTCGATCGTCTCTTTCGAGATGGTCGGCGCGAGTGCGTCTTCAGCGTACGGGAGCGGCGGGAGCGTATGAGCCATGGCGATTCCTTCGTTGAGTATGTAGGGGGGCTGTATTGGATGCTGCCGAGCGTCCGATTGTAGGCGAGTCCGAATATCCCCGCAAACTCACGGGCATTTATCCGCGGTATGCAGAAAATCGGCGTTGGCGCTTCATCCGGCAGGACGAGACGACGACGCGCAGCATCCGTTCCCGCGCGGGGCGCCACCGGTCAATCCGGTACGCCGGGCGCGCGAGCTTCGCTTCGCGTGCGTCGCCTTCGTCAGATCGTATCGGTCAGCCGCGGCTGCACGTCGGCAAGCGACACGTCGGCCGAGCCTTCGGCGAGATGCACGGTCAGGCGGCGCTGCGGCTTCAGTGAGCTCGGCGCACGCACCGCGCGGCCGGTCTGCGCGTCGATCAGCGCCGCGTAGCCGCGCTCGAGCGTGCGCTGCGGGCTCAGCACCTCGAGCCGCGCCGCGCAGGCCGAGACCCGCGCGGTGTCGCGCTCGTGACGGCGCTGCAACGCCACGGTGAGCCGCTGCGACAGCCCTGCGAGCGCATGGCGCGCCTGCGTCGGATCGGGCCGCGCACGCTGCCAGCGCAGCTGCGCGAGCGCGAAACGCGCACGCGCGTCGCGCACCGGCCGCGACGCCGCCGACGCGAGCCGCACCGCCAGTTGTTCGACGTGGATACGCTGCCGCCGCAGCCGTTCGGCCGGGCTGACGAGCCGGCGGGCGAGCCAGTCGAGCTGCTGCGCCCGCTGCTCGAGCCCGCGTTCCAGGCAGCGCGCGAGCGCGCGCTGCCGGTCGGCGACCTCGCGCAACAGCAACGCGCGCTGCGGACTCGCGAGCTCGGCCGCGCCGGTCGGCGTCGGCGCGCGCAGGTCGGCCGCGAAGTCCGCGATCGTGAAATCGGTTTCGTGGCCGACGCCGCTGACGACCGGCAGTTCGCTCGCGGCGATCGCGCGCGCGAGCGCTTCATCGTTGAACGACCACAGATCCTCGATCGACCCGCCGCCGCGACAGACCAGCAGCACGTCGACCTCGCGCCGCGCGTTCGCGGCCTGCACGGCCGCGACGAGCTTCTCGGCCGAGCCCGCGCCCTGCACGGGTGCCGGATAGACGATCACCGGGATGTGCGGCGCGCGGCGCGCGAGCGTGGTCAGCACGTCGCGCAGCGCGGCGGCCTGCAGCGACGTGACGATGCCGATCCCGCGCGGGTGCGCCGGCAGCGGCCGCTTGCGCTCGGGCGCGAACAGGCCTTCGGCCTCGAGCTGCGCCTTGAGCCGCAGGAACGCCTCGTACAGCCGCCCTTGCCCGGTGCGCCGCACGGCCTCGACATTGAGCTGCACTTCGCCGCGCGGCTCGTACATCGTGACGACCGCGCGCACCTCGATCCGGTCGCCTTCGCGCGGCGTGAATTCCGCATACTGCGCGCGACCGCGGAACATCACGCAGCGCATCTGCGCCTGCCCGTCCTTGATCGAGAAATACCAGTGACCGCTCGCGGCGCGCGTGAAATTCGACACTTCGCCCGAAATCCACAGCAGCGGAAACGAGCGCTCGAGCATCGTCGAAATCGCGCGATTGAGCGCCGAAACGGGAATCACTTCGTCGCCGCCGCGGGTGGCGCCGGGAACGGAAAAAGGAGAGTCGGAAAGCATGGGCGATCGAATGAATGCTGGCGGCGACACGATAGTCCGACACGCGCCCGACGTCCAGCGCCGACCGTGCGCGCCGCGATGCGTGAAATGTGTCCACATGCTGGCAATCGTCCGCCAAAAACACTTGAAAACCGCACAAAAATCCAGACAATTGCCCGCAACACGTTGATTTTTATATATTTTTAAACCTTACGAATCCATTCTCGACCGATTCGATGTCCGCCCGGCGGGCGTTTGGCGCGAACAGGCGGGGAGTTCTTCACAGAGTTATCCACAGCGCGCGACGATCCGACCCCGTCGGGTGCGTCGCCCGGCCGCGCTTGCCGCGCCCGCGTGCGGCGCGCTAGAGTGCCGCCTTCCGAAGACCTTGCGGCATGCGCCGCGCAACGGAGAATCCGTCTTGACGAATCCGTCCCACGCCGCGGCGCACGACACGCCGCGCCCGGCCCGATGAGCGCGCCCGGCGGCCCGCTCGCGCGGCTCGAAGCGCGCGTCACGCGCGAATGGCAGCGACGCGGCGCACTCGCGTGGGCGCTCACGCCGTTCGCGTGCGTGTTCGGCCTGTGCGCGGCGCTGCGCCGTACCGCCTACGCACAGGGCTGGAAGCAACCGGTCGACGTCGGCGTGCCCGTCGTCGTGGTCGGCAACGTGACCGTCGGCGGCACCGGCAAGACGCCGACCGTGATCGCGCTCGTCGATGCGCTGCGCGCGGCCGGGTTCACGCCGGGCGTCGTGTCGCGCGGCTACGGCGCGAACGTGAAGACACCCACCGCGGTCACGCCCGCGTCGCGCGCGAGCGCGGCCGGCGACGAACCGCTGCTGATCGCGCGCCGCACCGATGCGCCGGTGTGGGTGTGTCCCGACCGCGTCGCGGCCGCCCAGGCGCTGCGCGCCGCGCACCCGGACGTCGACGTGATCGTCAGCGACGACGGCCTGCAGCACTACCGCCTCGCGCGCACGGTCGAGCTCGTCGTGTTCGACCACCGGCTCGGCGGCAACGGTTTCCTGCTGCCGGCCGGCCCGCTGCGCGAACCGCTGTCGCGCCACCGCGACGCGACGCTCGTCAACGATCCGTACAGCGGCGCGCTGCCGCCGTGGCCCGACACCTACGCGCTCGCGCTGACGCCGGGCGCCGCGTGGCACCTCGACCAGCCGGCGCTGCGCCGCCCGCTGTCGCAGTTCGCGCACGAGCGCGTGCTCGCCGCGGCCGGCATCGGCGCGCCGGAACGCTTCTTCGCGACGCTGCGCGCGGCCGGCCTCGCGCCGACGACGCGCGCGCTGCCCGACCATTACGCGTTCGCCGACAATCCGTTCGTCGACGACGCAGTCGACGCCATCCTGATCACCGAGAAGGATGCAGTAAAATTGGGCGCTTCCTGGCGCGACGCTCGGCTGTGGGTCGTCCCCGTCGAAGCCGCGCTCGATCCTCGCCTCATTGCCCTCGTTGTGGAGAAACTCCGTGGACGCTCGCCTGCTTGAAATCCTTGTGTGCCCTATCTGCAAAGGCCCGCTCCACTATGACCGCGCCGCGCAGGAGCTGATCTGCAACGCGGACAAGCTCGCCTACCCGATCCGCGACGGCATCCCCGTGATGCTCGTCGACGAAGCACGCCAGACCGTCGAAGGCACGCCGGTCGACCCCGCCGGCCCGGCCGGCAGCTGAACGCCGCACCGCTGCACCGGCACGCGGCCGCCGCGGTTCGCCGCGGCCGCATGCCGAACCCTGCCGGGCGGCCTGCTTTCGACGCGTCGCCCGCCCCAGCCCTTCTCACCGCCCAGCCCCGATGACTCATCCGCAGCCCTTCATCGCCGTCATTCCTGCCCGGCTCGCATCGACGCGCCTGCCGAACAAGCCGCTCGCCGATCTCGGCGGCAAGCCGATGGTCGTGCGCGTCGCCGAGCGCGCGCGCGAAGCGGGTGCGCAGCAGGTGCTCATCGCGTCCGACGCGCAGAGCGTGCTCGACGCGGCACGCGATCACGGTTTCGAAGCGGTGCTGACGCGCGCCGACCATCCGTCCGGCACCGACCGGCTCGCGGAAGTCGCCGCGACGTTCGGATGGAGCGACGACACCGTCGTCGTCAACGTACAGGGCGACGAACCGCTGATCGACCCGGTGCTCGTGCGCGACGTAGCGTCGCACCTCGCCGCGCATCCGGACTGCGCGATCGCGACCGCCGCGCACCCGATCCACGACGCGGCCGACGTGTTCAACCCGAACGTCGTGAAGGTCGCGCTCGACGCGCGCAACGTCGCGATGTACTTCTCGCGTGCGCCGATTCCGTGGAGCCGCGACGCCTATCTGCCGCACTGGCCCGACGTCTCAGCCATGCCTGCGCCGGCCTTTCCGGTCCATCGCCACATCGGCCTCTATGCGTATCGCGCGCGTTTCCTGCGCACTTATCCGTCGCTCGCGCAGGCGCCCGTCGAGCAGGCTGAGCAGCTCGAACAGCTGCGCGCGATGTGGCACGGCGAGCGCATTGCCGTGCTGATTACCGAGCACGCGCCCGAGGCCGGCATCGACACGCCGGCCGATCTCGCACGCGTGCAGGCCCTTTTTCGTCCGGGTTCAAAATAACCCGTGGCATAATCGGGCGATTGTGCGAGCCGTCCGCGACCCGCGCGTTCTCGCTTGACCCGCCACGGCCTGTCCCGGCAGCCGCGCGTCGCTTTTAGCCGACGCGCCGCGTCAGACCGGTCCGCCGCGCGCCAGGCAAGCGCCGCGCACGCTGTCGCCGACACTTTCGCGTCTCGCCATACGAATCTACATTCTGGAGATATCACCATGCGTTTGATCCTGTTGGGCGCGCCCGGCGCGGGAAAGGGCACCCAGGCAAACTTCATCAAGGAAAAGTTCGGCATCCCGCAAATCTCGACGGGCGACATGCTGCGCGCGGCCGTCAAGGCCGGCTCGCCGCTCGGCGTCGAGGCGAAGGGCTACATGGACGCCGGCAAGCTCGTGCCGGACGCGCTGATCATCGGCCTCGTGAAGGAGCGCCTGAAGGACGCCGACTGCGCGAACGGCTACCTGTTCGACGGCTTCCCGCGCACGATCGCGCAGGCTGACGCGATGAAGGACGCCGGCGTCGCGATCGACTACGTGCTCGAAATCGACGTTCCGTTCTCGGAAATCGTCGAGCGCATGAGCGGCCGCCGCACGCACCCGGCATCGGGCCGCACGTACCACGTGAAGTTCAACCCGCCGAAGGTCGAGGGCAAGGACGACGTGACGGGCGAACCGCTGATCCAGCGCGACGACGACAAGGAAGAAACCGTCAAGAAGCGTCTCGAAGTGTACGAAGCGCAGACCAAGCCGCTGATCACGTACTACGGCGACTGGGCGCAGCGCGGCGAGGAAAACGGCCTGAAGGCCCCGCAGTATCGCAAGATCTCGGGTCTCGGCACCGTCGACGAAATCCGCGAACGTGCGTTTGACGCACTGAAGTAAGCACCGCGTCGTGCACCCGCAAGCCGCCCTTTCCGGGCGGTTTTTTTCGTCTGCTCGATCCGCTTCGGCTAACGGGGATGCGCACGAGCGTGCCGGTCGCTCCTGCGCCCCCGCGGCGCCTCGTACAATCGATCGGACGCAGGTGCCGACCGGCATCGGACCAACAAGGAGGCAGTGATGGAGATTCGCGGCAACGTCTTTCTGATCACGGGCGGCGCATCGGGCCTCGGCGCCGGCACGGCGCGCATGCTCGCGCAGGCCGGCGGCAAGGTCGTGCTCGCCGACCTGAACGAGGCGGCCGGCACGGCGCTCGCGAGCGAACTGGGTGGCATATTCGTGCGCTGCGACGTGTCGAGCGAGGCCGATGCGCAGGCAGCTGTGGACGCCGCGACGCGCGCGGGCACGCTGCGCGGCCTCGTGAACTGCGCGGGCATCGCGCCTGCCGCGAAAACCGTCGGCAAGGACGGCGCGCATCCGCTCGACGTGTTCGCGAAGACGATCAACGTGAACCTGGTCGGCACCTTCAACATGATCCGGCTCGCGGCCGCCGCGATGGCCGCGACTACGCCGAACGACGGCGGCGAGCGCGGCGTGATCGTCAGCACCGCATCGGTCGCCGCCTACGACGGCCAGATCGGCCAGGCCGCGTACGCGGCGTCAAAGTCCGGCGTCGCGGGCATGACGCTGCCGATCGCGCGCGACCTCGCGCGCCAGGGCATCCGCGTGATGACGATCGCGCCGGGGCTGTTCGAGACGCCGATGCTGCTCGGCATGCCGAAGGACGTGCAGGACGCGCTCGGCGCGATGGTGCCGTTCCCGCCGCGGCTCGGCAAACCGGACGAATACGCGATGCTGGTGCGCCAGATCGTCGAGAACCCGATGCTCAACGGCGAAGTGATCCGCCTCG from Burkholderia ambifaria AMMD includes:
- the kdsB gene encoding 3-deoxy-manno-octulosonate cytidylyltransferase encodes the protein MTHPQPFIAVIPARLASTRLPNKPLADLGGKPMVVRVAERAREAGAQQVLIASDAQSVLDAARDHGFEAVLTRADHPSGTDRLAEVAATFGWSDDTVVVNVQGDEPLIDPVLVRDVASHLAAHPDCAIATAAHPIHDAADVFNPNVVKVALDARNVAMYFSRAPIPWSRDAYLPHWPDVSAMPAPAFPVHRHIGLYAYRARFLRTYPSLAQAPVEQAEQLEQLRAMWHGERIAVLITEHAPEAGIDTPADLARVQALFRPGSK
- a CDS encoding SDR family NAD(P)-dependent oxidoreductase, with translation MEIRGNVFLITGGASGLGAGTARMLAQAGGKVVLADLNEAAGTALASELGGIFVRCDVSSEADAQAAVDAATRAGTLRGLVNCAGIAPAAKTVGKDGAHPLDVFAKTINVNLVGTFNMIRLAAAAMAATTPNDGGERGVIVSTASVAAYDGQIGQAAYAASKSGVAGMTLPIARDLARQGIRVMTIAPGLFETPMLLGMPKDVQDALGAMVPFPPRLGKPDEYAMLVRQIVENPMLNGEVIRLDGAIRMQPK
- the adk gene encoding adenylate kinase, with protein sequence MRLILLGAPGAGKGTQANFIKEKFGIPQISTGDMLRAAVKAGSPLGVEAKGYMDAGKLVPDALIIGLVKERLKDADCANGYLFDGFPRTIAQADAMKDAGVAIDYVLEIDVPFSEIVERMSGRRTHPASGRTYHVKFNPPKVEGKDDVTGEPLIQRDDDKEETVKKRLEVYEAQTKPLITYYGDWAQRGEENGLKAPQYRKISGLGTVDEIRERAFDALK